In Deltaproteobacteria bacterium, the sequence GACGTAGGCCTCTTCCACCGGCTGCGACCACGGATGCAGCGCCAGGTTGAACGTGCCCCAGTGGATGGGCAGCAGCCGCGGCGAGCTCAGCATCTGAGTGGCCTTGAGCGCGTTGCGCGGCCCGAGGTGGATGTCGCTCCACGAGGGATCCCACTGGCCGATCTCGATCATCGCGAGATCGAATGGACCAAACTTCTGCGCGATGTCGGTGAAGAAGTGGGTCATGCCGGTGTCGCCACTGAAGAACACGCGGTGCTTGGGCCCGACGATCGTCCACGAGGTCCACAGCGTGGGATCGCGGGCGGCGAGCCGTCCGGAGAAGTGCCGCGAAGGCGTGGACACGAGCTGCACGCCGCCCGGCAGCGTCGCCGCTTCCCACCAGATGTGCTCCGCGATCTGCGACTCCTTCACGCCCCAGCGCCGCAAGTGCGCGCCCACGCCGAGCCCGACGTGAAACGTCACGCCCGTCGCGGCCAGCGCCTTCACCGTGGCCATGTCGAGGTGGTCGTAGTGATCGTGCGAGATGACCACGGCGTCGAGCTTGGGCAGCTTCTCCAGCGCAAGCGGCGGCGGATGGAAGCGCTTGGGCCCCGCGATGGACGACGGCGAGGCGCGCTCGCTCCACTGCGGATCGGTGAGCACGGTGACGCCGTCGAGCTCGATGAGCGTCGTGGAGTGTCCGAGCCAGGTGACGCGGAAACCAGAATGCGGCGGCGTCGCGAGCGTGGGCGAAGGATCGACGAGGGGCAGGGGGCAGATCGGCTCGCGCATCTCGTCGCCGAGCAAGAAGTGGCCGATGGCCTTGCCCACGCCCTTGCGGACCTTCAAGCCGGTGGGCTCTTCATTCACGAACGAGCCGTCGTGGTACGCGGGCGAGCGCGCGAGCGCCGTGGGATCCGGCGTGCCGCCGAAGGCCTCGAACGCCGAGGTCGACGCGCAGGTGGCCAAGAAGAGCACCGCGGCCAGCGACGAGAGCACCAGCCCGCTGCGACGCACGAATCGTCTCATGGCGCCCGTCCCGGGCGCGTGCCCACGAAGATCACGTGTCTAGCGCCTGCGGGCTGCATGCGCGCGTCGAAGCCGGATTCATGCATCTTCTTCACAAAGGCGGGCACCGGCGCCGCCGACCAGAGCGCGAGCCGTCCGCCAGGCCGCAGCGAAGCGCGGAGCTTCTCGAGCCCGCGCTTCGAATAGAGCGCTTCGTTCGATTGGATGGTGAGCGCCGTGGGCCCGTTGTCCACGTCGAGGAGGATGGCGTCGAACGCGTCCGGCGAGAGCAGCGTGCGCACGTCGCCCTCGACGACGATCACCCGCTTGTCGCGCAGCGGTCCGTGCGCGAGCGCAGCGAGGGGGCCGCGATTCCAATTCACCAGCGCAGGGACGAGCTCGGCCACGGTAACGCGCGCGTTCGGGCCGAGCTTGTCGAGGGTGGCGCGCAACGTGAAGCCCATGCCCAGGCCGCCCACGAGCACGTCCTTCGGCGACGGCTTGCGGCCGCTGAGCGCCACGCTCGCGAGCTGATCCTCGGAGCCATGGCTGCGGCTGGTCATGAGCACCTGGCCGGCGGCGCGGATGGCGAACTCGTCGCCGCGCTGCTGCAGGGTGAGCTCGGCGCCGTCGGGCGTCCTCGCCGAGTCGAGCGTGAGCCAGGGCTTCATCGCTTGAGCCGCGAGAGCTCGCGGTCGAGTGCGTTGGCGAAGCTTTGCTTGTCGCGGGAATCGAACGAGCGCGGGCCGCCGGTGGCCACGCCGCTGTCGCGCAGGTCCTTCATGAGATCGCGCACGGCGAGGCGCTCGCGGACGTTGTCCTCGTCGTAGCGATCGCCGCGCGGATCCAGCGCTGGCACGCCCTTGGCCACCAGCGCTGCCGCGAGCGGAATGTCGGCGGTGATCGCGAGGTCGCCCGGCTCGGCGTGCTGCACGAGGTAGCCGTCGGCGACGTCGAGGCCCTTGCCCACGCGCACGCTGGAGACGAACGCCGAGCGGGGCACGTTGAGATCCGAGTTCGCGACGAGCACGGCCGGAATCTGGAGACGCTCCGCCGCGCGAAAGACCAGCTCCTTCACATCGCGCGGGCAAGCGTCGGCGTCGACCCAGATCTTCATGGCGTCGGCGGCGGTCCGCGCCTGCGCCGCCGGCGACGGTGGTTCGAATTCGACGGTCCGTTCGGATTCGGCTCAGGGGGATTCTGCGGCGTTGCGCCCTGGGGTCGCGGCGCCACGAAGACATTCGCGCGCTGCGGATTGGGATTCTGTGCGTGCGGCCGATTCACGTTCTGCACGTTCGCGCGCTGCGGATTTGGATTCTGTCCGTGTGGGCGACTCACGTTCTGCACGTGCGGTCGCTGCGGATTGGGATTCTGTCCGTGCGGTCGATTCACGGTTTGC encodes:
- a CDS encoding MBL fold metallo-hydrolase, translating into MVLSSLAAVLFLATCASTSAFEAFGGTPDPTALARSPAYHDGSFVNEEPTGLKVRKGVGKAIGHFLLGDEMREPICPLPLVDPSPTLATPPHSGFRVTWLGHSTTLIELDGVTVLTDPQWSERASPSSIAGPKRFHPPPLALEKLPKLDAVVISHDHYDHLDMATVKALAATGVTFHVGLGVGAHLRRWGVKESQIAEHIWWEAATLPGGVQLVSTPSRHFSGRLAARDPTLWTSWTIVGPKHRVFFSGDTGMTHFFTDIAQKFGPFDLAMIEIGQWDPSWSDIHLGPRNALKATQMLSSPRLLPIHWGTFNLALHPWSQPVEEAYVDAVADHVKLLTPKLGEPIEPTDDPPTPPWWHDLPPMASKCP
- a CDS encoding YaiI/YqxD family protein, producing MKIWVDADACPRDVKELVFRAAERLQIPAVLVANSDLNVPRSAFVSSVRVGKGLDVADGYLVQHAEPGDLAITADIPLAAALVAKGVPALDPRGDRYDEDNVRERLAVRDLMKDLRDSGVATGGPRSFDSRDKQSFANALDRELSRLKR